The sequence below is a genomic window from Neodiprion pinetum isolate iyNeoPine1 chromosome 7, iyNeoPine1.2, whole genome shotgun sequence.
GTAACtaaaaaacagtaaaaatcGAGTGATTGCTTTTCTAATCTCAACTGACACTAAATCCGAGGAAAAGGTTTGCAAACGGCGAATCGTAAGATCATATGGGGAAGGGAATGAGTGCGCTATACGGGCTTACACGATAATTCGAGTCCAGGTGCCACATGCGCTGAAAAGCCACCACCCGCGAGAATTTAACGCGTCTTAAAAAACAGTTTGTATCCACGCAAAATTAATCGCCAACATACAGTCCGTCCAGATTACTTTCTAATAGCGTTTTCGAGTGAACGCTCTCAGAGCACTCCAGGAGCGAGTTTTGTGTTCGAGTGAAAACCGAGCAGGTTGAGTGTAGCGACCGCATGTTCGAGTGACGGTTGAAATACTAAATTTTGATTGGTCTATGAACAAAAATCTGCTCGGAAAGCAGGGGTCAGAGCGGTTCGAGCAAAACAAGTATGGCAGAGCCAGTTCATGAAGTGCGAATAATCGAGGAGTTATTTTCGTCAGAGAATTCCGATGATGaagaagatattttattattgcgGAATATCGCCAATAGAAGACGAAAAATTCCGCGCATCCAAAATTACATCGCTGACGTTGTTAACCACTATAACGATAAACAAGTACGTACATAACCTCACAAtatctttatttattgaaCTATTGAATTCCAAGGAAGTTGGATGCTTGAACTacaattgttttcttttttacagtTCAAAAGTCATTTCAGAGTGTCGCGAGAAACTTGCAATTATTTAATAGCTTTATTCGAACAGAGCGAACATTATCCCAAAGGACCACCTTTCGGTGGTGTGAGAATAAAAACTGCTGAAGAGTACGTTCTATGTTATTTATGGTGAGTGATAATTAATGatactttgttttttgttttgcgatgacttattaatttttttgacttAATAGGTTTGCAGGTAACAAATCTGTTTACCGCATTGTAGCTCAACTCTTTGGTTTGAGTTTGTCAACAGCGCACGCAATGATAGAAAGTGTAACGACTTATTTAACAGATGAATTGGGTCCACTGGTTATCAGATATCCTCGTACCTTGCAGGAGAAACAAGACATTTGTGAGGAATTTGAGGAGGTAAGGTAGCGAATATTTGACTAACATGTTAAAACACATCTCCTCTGCATTGGTCTAAAATattctggaaaattttttccagattCTAGGGAATATTTTCACCCAGGTATAATTAGGGGCAGCAACGAGAACGAGTTTcacaatacatataaatttcaGATTGCAGGATATCCAGGAGTATGCGGATGCATTGATGGTACGTTTATAAACATCCGTACACCCGCACATAAAATTAAGTCGACCTACGTTAATCGTCACGATACAACGGCATTGACTTTGCAAGGAATATGCGATGCGAAGAAGAAGTTCCTTGATGTGTTTACTGGAATACCAGGAAAAATTCATGACGCGAGAGTATTTACTTTGTCATTTATTCGCCCTACCGTGCTATCAATGGGCCCAGATTTTCATATACTCGGAGATTCTGCTTATCCTATATGTGAAAATCTGATGACACCGATCCGGGATTACGGAAATTTAACAGATGAACAAAGAGAATATAACAGGCGATTCTGTTCAACAAGAGTTTTAATCGAAAATGCTTTCGGGCTTTTAAAGCAAAGATTCAGGCAACTAATAAGAACAGATATGTGGGGTGTTTTAAAGACATCGAAATTTATACTATCATGCTGCGTGATGCATAATTTATGTATCGAAAGAAACGACTTCTTGGATGGAATTGAACATTACATGGCAGAACCTGAGCCTGAAGCAGAGTTTATTATAAACGATGAAGCTCGGCGTTTAGGTGTAT
It includes:
- the LOC124223996 gene encoding putative nuclease HARBI1 isoform X1, whose product is MAEPVHEVRIIEELFSSENSDDEEDILLLRNIANRRRKIPRIQNYIADVVNHYNDKQFKSHFRVSRETCNYLIALFEQSEHYPKGPPFGGVRIKTAEEYVLCYLWFAGNKSVYRIVAQLFGLSLSTAHAMIESVTTYLTDELGPLVIRYPRTLQEKQDICEEFEEIAGYPGVCGCIDGTFINIRTPAHKIKSTYVNRHDTTALTLQGICDAKKKFLDVFTGIPGKIHDARVFTLSFIRPTVLSMGPDFHILGDSAYPICENLMTPIRDYGNLTDEQREYNRRFCSTRVLIENAFGLLKQRFRQLIRTDMWGVLKTSKFILSCCVMHNLCIERNDFLDGIEHYMAEPEPEAEFIINDEARRLGVLKRNFLSRQFM
- the LOC124223996 gene encoding putative nuclease HARBI1 isoform X2, which codes for MAEPVHEVRIIEELFSSENSDDEEDILLLRNIANRRRKIPRIQNYIADVVNHYNDKQFKSHFRVSRETCNYLIALFEQSEHYPKGPPFGGVRIKTAEEFAGNKSVYRIVAQLFGLSLSTAHAMIESVTTYLTDELGPLVIRYPRTLQEKQDICEEFEEIAGYPGVCGCIDGTFINIRTPAHKIKSTYVNRHDTTALTLQGICDAKKKFLDVFTGIPGKIHDARVFTLSFIRPTVLSMGPDFHILGDSAYPICENLMTPIRDYGNLTDEQREYNRRFCSTRVLIENAFGLLKQRFRQLIRTDMWGVLKTSKFILSCCVMHNLCIERNDFLDGIEHYMAEPEPEAEFIINDEARRLGVLKRNFLSRQFM